A genomic segment from Klebsiella africana encodes:
- a CDS encoding YcbK family protein, with protein sequence MDKFDANRRRLLALGGAALGAAAILPAPAFATLSTPRPRILTLNNLHTGESLKAEFFDGRGYIQDELARLNHFFRDYRANKIKSIDPNLFDHLYRLQGLLGTNKPVQLISGYRSLDTNDELRARSRGVAKHSYHTKGQAMDFHIEGISLSNIRKAALSMRAGGVGYYPRSNFVHIDTGPVRHW encoded by the coding sequence ATGGACAAATTTGACGCTAATCGCCGCAGATTGCTGGCGTTGGGTGGCGCTGCGCTGGGTGCTGCCGCCATTCTCCCTGCGCCGGCATTTGCCACCCTCTCGACCCCCCGTCCGCGTATTTTGACGCTGAATAACCTGCATACCGGTGAATCGCTCAAGGCGGAGTTTTTCGATGGCAGAGGCTATATTCAGGATGAATTAGCAAGACTTAACCATTTTTTCCGCGATTATCGTGCGAATAAAATTAAGTCCATCGATCCAAATCTGTTCGATCATCTTTATCGGTTGCAGGGCCTACTTGGCACCAACAAACCTGTCCAACTTATCTCTGGCTATCGTTCCCTCGATACCAATGATGAGCTCCGCGCACGAAGCCGTGGTGTAGCGAAACACAGCTATCACACCAAGGGGCAGGCGATGGATTTCCATATTGAAGGTATTTCGTTAAGCAATATTCGCAAAGCGGCGTTATCTATGCGCGCAGGTGGTGTAGGATATTACCCACGTAGTAACTTTGTGCATATTGATACCGGTCCCGTAAGGCACTGGTAA
- the cmoM gene encoding tRNA uridine 5-oxyacetic acid(34) methyltransferase CmoM: MQDRNFDDIAEKFSRNIYGTTKGQLRQAILWQDLEPLLAQLGPGPLKVLDAGGGEGQTAIKVAQLGHHVTLCDLSAEMVARARQAAADKGVIDNMHFVQCAAQDIAQHLESPVDLILFHAVLEWVAEPQAVLRTLWSTLRPGGGLSLMFYNANGLLMHNMVAGNFDYVQLGMPKKKKRTLSPDYPREPQQVYHWLEEIGWQIVSKTGVRVFHDYLREKRQQHDSYAALLALETRYCRQEPYLSLGRYIHVTALKSQAHSRRCKDKV, from the coding sequence GTGCAGGATCGCAATTTCGATGACATTGCTGAAAAGTTTTCGCGCAATATTTACGGCACCACAAAAGGCCAGTTGCGCCAGGCGATCCTCTGGCAGGATCTGGAACCTTTACTGGCGCAGCTGGGGCCGGGACCGCTGAAGGTGCTGGATGCCGGTGGCGGTGAAGGGCAAACGGCCATCAAAGTCGCGCAACTGGGCCATCACGTGACGCTGTGCGATCTCTCTGCTGAAATGGTAGCGCGTGCCCGCCAGGCAGCTGCCGATAAAGGTGTGATCGACAACATGCATTTTGTACAATGCGCGGCTCAGGATATTGCGCAGCATTTGGAAAGCCCGGTCGATCTGATACTGTTTCATGCGGTGCTGGAGTGGGTGGCGGAGCCCCAGGCGGTGTTGCGTACGCTATGGTCGACGCTGCGTCCTGGCGGTGGACTGTCGTTGATGTTCTACAATGCTAACGGCCTGTTGATGCACAATATGGTGGCCGGTAATTTCGATTACGTACAACTGGGCATGCCAAAAAAGAAAAAACGCACGCTATCGCCGGATTATCCGCGTGAACCGCAGCAGGTTTATCACTGGCTGGAAGAGATTGGCTGGCAGATTGTCAGCAAAACCGGCGTGCGGGTGTTTCATGATTATCTGCGTGAAAAACGCCAACAGCATGACAGCTATGCGGCGCTGCTGGCGCTGGAGACGCGCTACTGTCGTCAGGAGCCGTATCTCAGCCTGGGCCGTTATATTCATGTCACCGCGCTTAAGAGCCAGGCGCATAGCCGCAGATGCAAGGATAAAGTATGA
- the mukF gene encoding chromosome partition protein MukF: MSEFSQTVPELVAWARKNDFSISLPVDRLSFLLAIATLNGERLEGEMSEGELVDAFRHVSDAFEQTSETISQRANNAINDLVRQRLLNRFTSEVTEGNAIYRLTPLGIGITDYYIRQREFSTLRLSMQLSIVAGELKRAADAAEEGGDEFHWHRNVFAPLKYSVAEIFDSIDLTQRIMDEQQQLVKDDIAQLLNKDWRAAISSCELLLSETSGTLRELQDTLDAAGDKLQANLLRIQDSTLARDDLHFVDRLVFDLQSKLDRIVSWGQQAIDLWIGYDRHVHKFIRTAIDMDKNRVFAQRLRQSVQTYFDEPWALTYANADRLLDMRDEEMALRDEEVTGELPADLEFEEFNEIREQLAALIEAQLAGYKEKGIPLDLGLVAREFLAQYPRGRHFDVARIVVDQAVQLGVAQADFTGLPAKWQPINDYGAKVQAHVIDKY, from the coding sequence ATGAGTGAATTTTCCCAGACAGTCCCCGAACTGGTTGCCTGGGCCAGGAAAAATGATTTTTCTATCTCGCTGCCGGTCGACAGACTCTCTTTTTTGCTGGCGATCGCCACCCTGAATGGCGAACGACTGGAAGGGGAAATGAGCGAGGGAGAACTGGTGGATGCGTTCCGCCACGTCAGTGATGCGTTTGAGCAGACCAGCGAAACCATCAGCCAGCGCGCCAATAACGCGATTAACGATTTGGTGCGCCAGCGTCTGCTGAACCGCTTTACCAGCGAAGTAACTGAAGGCAATGCGATCTATCGCCTGACGCCGTTGGGGATCGGGATCACCGATTACTATATTCGTCAGCGCGAATTCTCGACGCTACGGCTTTCGATGCAGCTGTCGATCGTCGCCGGTGAGCTAAAGCGCGCGGCGGACGCGGCGGAAGAGGGCGGCGATGAGTTCCACTGGCATCGCAACGTGTTCGCCCCGCTGAAATATTCCGTGGCGGAAATTTTTGACAGCATTGACCTGACGCAGCGCATTATGGATGAGCAGCAGCAGCTGGTGAAAGACGATATCGCGCAGTTGTTGAATAAAGACTGGCGCGCGGCGATTTCCAGTTGTGAACTGCTGCTGTCGGAAACCTCCGGCACCCTGCGCGAACTGCAGGATACGCTGGATGCGGCGGGGGATAAACTGCAGGCGAATCTGCTGCGCATTCAGGATTCGACCCTGGCGCGCGACGATTTGCATTTTGTCGATCGGCTGGTGTTCGATCTGCAAAGTAAACTCGACCGCATCGTTAGCTGGGGCCAGCAGGCCATCGACCTGTGGATTGGCTACGACCGCCATGTGCATAAGTTTATCCGTACCGCTATCGATATGGATAAAAACCGCGTCTTCGCCCAGCGTCTGCGCCAGTCGGTACAGACCTATTTTGATGAGCCGTGGGCGCTGACTTACGCCAACGCCGATCGTCTGCTGGATATGCGCGATGAAGAGATGGCCCTGCGTGATGAAGAGGTCACCGGCGAGTTGCCAGCGGATCTCGAATTTGAAGAATTTAACGAAATTCGCGAGCAGCTGGCGGCGCTGATTGAAGCGCAGTTGGCGGGTTATAAAGAGAAAGGAATACCGCTGGATCTCGGCCTGGTGGCGCGGGAGTTCCTGGCGCAGTATCCGCGCGGGCGTCATTTCGACGTGGCGCGGATCGTCGTGGATCAGGCGGTACAGCTGGGCGTGGCCCAGGCAGATTTCACCGGACTGCCGGCAAAATGGCAGCCGATTAATGATTACGGAGCCAAGGTACAGGCGCATGTCATCGACAAATATTGA
- the mukE gene encoding chromosome partition protein MukE, with translation MSSTNIEQVMPVKLAQALANPLFPALDSALRAGRHIGLDELDNHAFLMDFQDYLEEFYARYNVELIRAPEGFFYLRPRSTTLISRSVLSELDMMVGKILCYLYLSPERLANEGIFTQQELYDELLTLADEAKLLKLVNNRSTGSDLDRQKLQEKMRASLNRLRRLGMVWFMGHDSSKFRITESVFRFGADVRAGDDPREAQRRLIRDGEAMALENHLQLNDENEENQPDSGEEE, from the coding sequence ATGTCATCGACAAATATTGAACAAGTGATGCCGGTTAAGCTGGCGCAGGCGTTGGCCAATCCGTTATTTCCGGCGCTGGACAGCGCCTTGCGCGCGGGCCGTCATATCGGTCTCGACGAGCTGGATAATCACGCATTTTTGATGGATTTCCAGGATTACCTGGAAGAGTTTTACGCTCGCTATAACGTCGAGTTGATCCGTGCGCCGGAGGGGTTCTTCTACCTGCGCCCGCGCTCCACTACCCTGATTTCGCGCTCGGTGCTGTCGGAGCTGGATATGATGGTGGGCAAAATTCTTTGCTATCTCTATCTCAGCCCGGAGCGTCTGGCAAACGAAGGGATTTTTACCCAGCAGGAGCTCTATGACGAGCTGCTGACGCTGGCGGATGAGGCCAAACTGCTGAAGCTGGTGAACAACCGTTCCACCGGCTCCGATCTTGACCGCCAGAAGCTGCAGGAAAAGATGCGTGCGTCGCTTAACCGCCTGCGCCGTCTGGGGATGGTGTGGTTTATGGGCCACGACAGCAGCAAGTTCCGCATCACCGAATCGGTATTCCGCTTTGGCGCTGACGTGCGCGCCGGCGACGACCCGCGCGAAGCGCAGCGCCGCTTGATCCGCGACGGGGAAGCGATGGCTCTGGAAAATCACCTGCAGCTCAATGATGAGAACGAAGAAAACCAGCCGGATAGCGGGGAGGAAGAGTAA
- the ldtD gene encoding L,D-transpeptidase, producing MLLKKRYGRPLSALSLSLALAFAPLFNVQAAEPEVVPGDSSATPGELSVALTQSDGQSPAVAKLAGEQPLSMEAAANSRAQIEALLPAGYKPVFMNPLVSLYAARDMKPMWENREAVQAFQQQLAEIAIAGFQPQFTTWVSLLTDPAVSGMARDVVLSDAMMGYLHFISGIPTQGTRWLYSSTPYKMATPPLSVINQWQLALDNGSLPAFIAGLAPHHPQYEAMHQSLLALVADSRPWPQMTGSGSLRPGEWSNDIGALREILQRTGMLENTANIVLPGDVVSPSAKKKSKPAARGVYDRQLVEGVKRFQAMQGLGADGVIGQSTRDWLNVSSAQRAGVLALNIQRLRLLPGKLSTGIMVNIPAFSLVYYQDGSQVLASRVIVGRPDRKTPMMSSALNNVVVNPPWNVPPTLARKDILPKVRNNPGYLEQHGYTVMRGWNSKETIDPYRVDWSTITENNLPFRFQQAPGARNSLGRYKFNMPSSDAIYLHDTPNHNLFQKDVRALSSGCVRVNKASELANMLLQDAGWNDTRISDALKQGDTRYVNIRQNIPVNLYYLTAFVDADGRTQYRTDIYNYDLTARSSAQILTKAEQLIR from the coding sequence ATGTTGCTAAAGAAACGGTATGGTCGTCCATTGTCAGCGCTCAGTCTGAGCCTGGCACTGGCATTTGCTCCGCTGTTCAATGTCCAGGCCGCAGAGCCTGAAGTCGTACCAGGTGATAGTTCCGCAACGCCTGGCGAGCTTTCCGTCGCGCTGACGCAAAGCGATGGGCAATCGCCGGCGGTAGCTAAACTGGCCGGTGAGCAGCCGCTGTCGATGGAAGCCGCGGCGAACAGTCGCGCCCAGATCGAAGCGCTGTTGCCGGCTGGCTACAAACCCGTCTTTATGAATCCGCTGGTGTCGCTATACGCCGCCAGGGATATGAAACCGATGTGGGAAAACCGCGAGGCGGTGCAGGCGTTCCAGCAGCAGCTGGCGGAAATTGCTATTGCCGGTTTTCAGCCGCAGTTTACCACCTGGGTCAGCCTGCTGACCGATCCTGCCGTCAGCGGCATGGCGCGCGATGTGGTGTTGTCGGATGCTATGATGGGCTATCTGCACTTTATCAGCGGCATCCCCACCCAGGGGACTCGCTGGTTATATAGCTCGACACCGTACAAGATGGCGACCCCGCCGCTGTCGGTGATTAACCAGTGGCAACTGGCGCTGGACAATGGCTCCCTGCCGGCGTTTATCGCCGGCCTGGCGCCGCATCATCCGCAGTATGAGGCCATGCACCAGTCGCTGCTGGCGCTGGTGGCTGATTCACGCCCGTGGCCGCAAATGACCGGCAGCGGCTCGCTGCGCCCCGGGGAATGGAGCAATGATATCGGCGCCTTGCGCGAGATCCTCCAGCGTACCGGCATGCTGGAGAATACTGCTAATATCGTCCTGCCTGGCGACGTGGTGAGCCCGTCGGCGAAGAAGAAGAGTAAACCTGCGGCGCGCGGTGTGTACGATCGCCAGCTGGTGGAGGGCGTTAAGCGCTTCCAGGCCATGCAGGGGCTGGGTGCAGATGGCGTTATCGGCCAGTCCACCCGCGACTGGCTTAATGTCTCCTCGGCGCAGCGTGCCGGGGTGCTGGCGCTAAACATTCAGCGGCTACGTCTGCTGCCGGGCAAACTGTCCACCGGCATCATGGTGAATATCCCCGCTTTCTCGCTGGTCTATTACCAGGACGGCAGTCAGGTGCTGGCTTCTCGGGTGATCGTGGGGCGTCCGGACCGCAAAACCCCAATGATGAGCAGTGCGCTGAATAACGTGGTGGTCAATCCGCCGTGGAACGTACCGCCGACCCTGGCGCGCAAAGATATTCTGCCGAAGGTGCGTAATAATCCTGGCTATCTGGAGCAGCATGGCTACACCGTGATGCGCGGCTGGAACAGTAAAGAGACTATCGATCCTTACCGGGTTGACTGGTCAACCATCACCGAGAACAATTTACCGTTCCGTTTTCAGCAGGCGCCTGGGGCACGTAATTCACTGGGGCGCTACAAGTTTAATATGCCGAGTTCGGATGCTATCTATCTGCATGATACGCCAAACCATAATCTGTTTCAGAAGGATGTCCGCGCGCTCAGTTCCGGCTGCGTCAGGGTGAATAAAGCCTCGGAGCTGGCCAATATGCTGCTGCAGGATGCGGGCTGGAATGACACGCGTATTTCCGACGCCCTGAAGCAGGGAGACACGCGTTATGTCAATATTCGGCAAAATATACCGGTGAATTTATATTACTTAACGGCGTTTGTGGACGCTGATGGACGTACACAATATCGAACAGATATTTACAATTACGATCTCACCGCGCGATCCAGCGCACAAATTCTGACGAAAGCTGAACAATTAATCAGGTAA
- a CDS encoding MBL fold metallo-hydrolase, with protein MNYRIIPVTAFAQNCSLIWCEQTRLAALVDPGGDAERIKAVVAEAGVTLMQILLTHGHLDHVGAAAELAQHYGVPVIGPEKEDEFWLEGLPAQSRMFGLEDCQPLRPDRWLNEGDVVNVGNVALQVLHCPGHTPGHVVFFDNASRLLISGDVIFKGGVGRSDFPRGDHGQLIAAIKDKLLPLGDDVTFIPGHGPLSTLGEERRNNPFLQDEMPVW; from the coding sequence ATGAACTATCGTATTATTCCGGTTACCGCGTTCGCGCAGAACTGTTCTCTTATCTGGTGCGAACAAACCCGGCTGGCGGCGCTGGTCGATCCTGGCGGCGATGCTGAACGTATCAAAGCGGTGGTCGCCGAAGCTGGCGTCACGCTAATGCAGATCCTGCTGACGCATGGCCACCTCGATCACGTTGGCGCTGCGGCGGAACTGGCGCAGCATTATGGCGTACCGGTTATTGGCCCGGAAAAAGAAGATGAGTTCTGGCTGGAAGGATTACCGGCGCAAAGCCGGATGTTCGGCCTGGAGGATTGCCAGCCGCTGCGTCCGGATCGCTGGCTCAATGAAGGCGATGTGGTCAATGTGGGGAATGTGGCGCTGCAGGTCCTGCATTGCCCGGGCCATACGCCGGGTCACGTGGTCTTTTTTGATAACGCCTCCCGGCTGCTGATCTCCGGAGATGTGATTTTTAAAGGCGGAGTAGGGCGCAGCGATTTTCCGCGCGGCGACCATGGGCAGCTGATTGCGGCTATTAAGGATAAGCTATTGCCGCTGGGCGATGATGTGACCTTTATTCCCGGCCATGGTCCGCTGTCGACGCTGGGTGAGGAACGTCGTAACAACCCATTCCTGCAGGACGAGATGCCGGTCTGGTAA
- the mukB gene encoding chromosome partition protein MukB gives MIERGKFRSLTLVNWNGFFARTFDLDELVTTLSGGNGAGKSTTMAAFVTALIPDLTLLHFRNTTEAGATSGSRDKGLHGKLRAGVCYSVLDVINSRHQRVVVGVRLQQVAGRDRKVDIKPFAIQGLPTSILPTQLLTETLNDRQARVVSLNELKDKLETMEGVQFKQFNSITEYHSLMFDLGVVARRLRSASDRSKYYRLIEASLYGGISSTITRSLRDYLLPENSGVRKAFQDMEAALRENRMTLEAIRVTQSDRDLFKHLISEATNYVAADYMRHANERRIHLDKALEYRRDLFTSRSQLAAEQYKHVDMARELQEHNGAEGDLEADYQAASDHLNLVQTALRQQEKIERYEADLDELQIRLEEQNEVVAEAVDRQEENEARAEAAELEVDELKNQLADYQQALDVQQTRAIQYNQALQALERAKALCHLPDLTPESADEWLETFQAKEQEATEKMLSLEQKMSVAQTAHSQFEQAYQLVAAINGPLARNEAWDVARELLRDGVNQRHQAEQAQGLRSRLNELEQRLREQQEAERQLAEFCKRQGKRYDIDDLETLHQELEARIASLADSVSNAQEQRMALRQELEQLQSRTQTLMRRAPIWLAAQNSLNQLCEQSGEQFESGQEVTEYLQQLLEREREAIVERDEVGARKRAIDEEIERLSQPGGSEDPRLNALAERFGGVLLSEIYDDVSLDDAPYFSALYGPSRHAIVVPDLSQVAEQLEGLEDCPEDLYLIEGDPQSFDDSVFSVDELEKAVVVKIADRQWRYSRFPSLPLFGRAARENRIETLHAERESLSERFATLSFDVQKTQRLHQAFSRFIGSHLGVAFEDDPEEEIRKLNSRRGELERALSAHENDNQQNRVQYEQAKEGVSALNRLLPRLNLLADDTLADRVDEIQERLDEAQEAARFIQQHGNQLAKLEPIVSVLQSDPEQFEQLKEDYAYAQQTQREARQQAFALAEVVQRRAHFSYSDSAEMLSGNSDLNEKLRQRLEQAESERSRARDAMRTHAAQLSQYNQVLASLKSSYDTKKELLNDLYKELQDIGVRADAGAEERARQRRDELHMQLSNNRSRRNQLEKALTFCEAEMDNLTRKLRKLERDYCEMREQVVTAKAGWCAVMRLVKDNGVERRLHRRELAYLSADDLRSMSDKALGALRLAVADNEHLRDVLRISEDPKRPERKIQFFVAVYQHLRERIRQDIIRTDDPVEAIEQMEIELSRLTEELTNREQKLAISSRSVANIIRKTIQREQNRIRMLNQGLQSVSFGQVNSVRLNVNVRETHSMLLDVLSEQHEQHQDLFNSNRLTFSEALAKLYQRLNPQIDMGQRTPQTIGEELLDYRNYLEMEVEVNRGSDGWLRAESGALSTGEAIGTGMSILVMVVQSWEDESRRLRGKDISPCRLLFLDEAARLDARSIATLFELCERLEMQLIIAAPENISPEKGTTYKLVRKVVNNHEHVHVVGLRGFAAPLPETVPGTADAS, from the coding sequence ATGATTGAACGCGGTAAATTTCGCTCGCTGACGCTGGTTAACTGGAACGGCTTCTTTGCCCGGACCTTTGATCTTGACGAACTGGTCACGACTCTCTCCGGGGGGAACGGCGCCGGTAAGTCCACGACCATGGCAGCCTTCGTCACGGCGCTAATCCCCGATTTAACCTTGCTGCACTTCCGCAATACCACCGAAGCGGGAGCCACCAGCGGCTCACGCGATAAAGGTCTGCACGGTAAGCTGCGCGCCGGGGTCTGTTACTCGGTACTCGACGTGATCAACTCCCGCCACCAGCGTGTGGTGGTCGGCGTGCGTCTACAGCAGGTTGCCGGACGCGATCGCAAAGTTGATATCAAGCCTTTTGCCATTCAGGGTTTGCCAACTTCCATTCTGCCGACCCAGCTGTTGACCGAGACGCTCAACGATCGCCAGGCGCGCGTCGTCAGTCTCAACGAGCTGAAAGACAAGCTGGAAACGATGGAAGGGGTCCAGTTCAAACAATTTAACTCGATAACCGAGTACCACTCGCTGATGTTCGATCTGGGCGTGGTGGCGCGTCGTCTGCGTTCCGCCTCCGATCGTAGCAAATACTACCGCCTGATTGAGGCTTCGCTGTACGGCGGGATCTCCAGCACCATTACCCGCTCGCTGCGCGACTACCTGCTGCCGGAAAACAGCGGCGTGCGTAAAGCGTTCCAGGATATGGAAGCGGCGCTGCGGGAAAACCGCATGACCCTTGAGGCGATCCGCGTTACCCAGTCCGACCGCGATCTGTTCAAACACCTGATCAGCGAAGCCACCAACTACGTGGCGGCGGACTATATGCGTCACGCCAACGAGCGGCGCATTCATCTGGATAAGGCGCTGGAGTATCGCCGCGATCTCTTTACCTCGCGTTCGCAGCTGGCGGCCGAGCAGTACAAGCACGTCGACATGGCGCGCGAGCTGCAGGAGCATAACGGCGCGGAGGGCGATCTGGAAGCGGATTACCAGGCCGCCAGCGATCACCTGAACCTGGTGCAGACTGCGCTGCGTCAGCAGGAAAAAATCGAGCGCTACGAAGCGGATCTCGACGAGCTGCAGATCCGCCTGGAAGAGCAGAATGAAGTGGTGGCGGAAGCCGTCGATCGCCAGGAAGAGAATGAAGCCCGCGCCGAGGCCGCCGAGCTGGAGGTAGATGAGCTGAAAAACCAGCTCGCTGACTATCAGCAGGCGCTCGACGTTCAGCAGACTCGCGCCATTCAGTATAACCAGGCGCTGCAGGCGCTGGAGCGCGCGAAGGCGCTGTGCCATCTGCCGGATCTGACCCCGGAGAGCGCCGACGAGTGGCTGGAAACCTTCCAGGCGAAAGAGCAGGAAGCGACGGAGAAAATGCTGTCGCTGGAACAGAAAATGAGCGTGGCGCAAACCGCGCACAGCCAGTTTGAACAGGCTTACCAGTTGGTGGCGGCGATTAACGGCCCGCTGGCGCGCAATGAAGCCTGGGACGTGGCGCGCGAATTGCTGCGCGACGGCGTTAACCAGCGCCACCAGGCCGAGCAAGCGCAGGGGCTGCGCAGCCGCCTCAACGAGCTGGAGCAGCGTTTGCGCGAGCAGCAGGAGGCCGAGCGCCAGCTGGCCGAGTTCTGCAAACGCCAGGGCAAACGCTACGATATCGACGATCTGGAAACGCTGCATCAGGAGCTGGAAGCGCGCATCGCGTCACTGGCCGACAGCGTCTCCAACGCCCAGGAGCAGCGTATGGCGCTGCGCCAGGAGCTGGAACAGCTGCAGTCGCGTACCCAAACGCTGATGCGCCGGGCGCCGATCTGGCTGGCGGCGCAGAACAGCCTTAACCAGCTGTGCGAGCAGAGCGGCGAGCAGTTTGAGTCCGGCCAGGAGGTCACTGAATACCTGCAGCAGCTGCTGGAGCGTGAGCGCGAGGCTATCGTTGAACGTGATGAAGTCGGCGCCCGCAAGCGCGCCATCGACGAAGAGATCGAGCGTCTCAGCCAGCCGGGCGGTTCGGAAGATCCGCGCCTCAACGCGCTGGCGGAACGCTTTGGCGGCGTTCTGCTGTCTGAGATCTACGACGACGTCAGCCTGGACGATGCGCCGTACTTCTCCGCGCTGTACGGTCCGTCGCGTCATGCCATCGTGGTGCCGGATCTGTCGCAGGTTGCCGAGCAGCTCGAAGGACTGGAAGATTGCCCGGAAGATCTCTATCTGATCGAAGGCGATCCGCAATCCTTTGACGACAGCGTATTCAGCGTCGACGAGCTGGAAAAAGCGGTGGTAGTGAAGATTGCCGATCGCCAGTGGCGTTATTCGCGTTTTCCGTCGCTGCCGCTGTTTGGTCGCGCGGCGCGTGAAAACCGCATCGAAACACTGCATGCCGAGCGTGAATCGCTGTCTGAGCGTTTCGCAACCCTGTCGTTCGACGTGCAGAAAACCCAGCGCCTGCACCAGGCCTTTAGCCGCTTCATCGGCAGCCACCTGGGGGTGGCTTTCGAGGACGATCCGGAAGAAGAGATCCGCAAGCTTAACAGCCGCCGCGGCGAGCTGGAGCGTGCGCTGAGCGCCCATGAAAACGATAACCAGCAGAACCGCGTGCAATACGAGCAGGCGAAAGAGGGCGTGTCGGCCCTCAACCGTCTGCTGCCGCGCCTGAACCTGCTGGCAGACGATACGCTGGCCGATCGTGTGGACGAGATCCAGGAACGTCTGGATGAAGCCCAGGAGGCGGCACGCTTTATTCAGCAGCACGGCAATCAGCTGGCGAAGCTGGAGCCTATTGTTTCGGTGCTGCAGAGCGATCCTGAGCAATTTGAACAGCTGAAAGAAGATTACGCCTATGCGCAGCAAACCCAGCGCGAAGCGCGCCAGCAGGCTTTTGCCCTGGCGGAAGTTGTGCAGCGCCGGGCCCACTTTAGCTACTCCGATTCGGCGGAAATGCTCAGCGGCAACAGCGATCTCAACGAGAAGCTGCGCCAGCGTCTTGAGCAGGCGGAATCCGAACGCAGTCGCGCGCGCGACGCAATGCGAACCCATGCGGCGCAGCTTAGTCAATACAATCAGGTACTGGCCTCGCTGAAGAGCTCGTATGACACCAAGAAAGAGCTGCTCAACGATCTGTATAAAGAGCTGCAGGACATTGGCGTGCGCGCCGATGCCGGCGCGGAAGAGCGCGCGCGCCAACGTCGTGACGAACTGCACATGCAGCTTAGCAACAACCGCTCCCGTCGCAATCAGCTGGAGAAAGCGTTGACCTTCTGCGAAGCGGAAATGGATAACCTGACCCGTAAACTGCGCAAGCTGGAGCGCGATTACTGCGAAATGCGTGAGCAGGTGGTGACCGCCAAGGCGGGTTGGTGCGCGGTGATGCGTCTGGTGAAAGACAACGGCGTGGAACGTCGTCTGCATCGCCGCGAGCTGGCCTATCTCTCCGCCGACGATCTACGTTCGATGTCGGATAAGGCGCTGGGTGCGCTGCGTCTGGCCGTGGCCGATAACGAACACCTGCGTGATGTGTTGCGTATTTCGGAAGATCCGAAGCGTCCGGAGCGCAAAATTCAGTTCTTCGTTGCCGTTTACCAGCATCTGCGCGAGCGTATTCGTCAGGATATTATTCGCACCGATGATCCGGTGGAAGCGATCGAGCAGATGGAGATCGAGCTCAGCCGGCTGACCGAAGAGCTGACTAACCGCGAACAGAAGCTGGCGATCAGTTCCCGCAGCGTGGCCAACATTATTCGCAAGACTATTCAACGCGAGCAGAACCGTATCCGGATGCTCAACCAGGGTCTGCAGAGCGTCTCCTTCGGCCAGGTCAATAGCGTGCGGCTGAACGTCAATGTGCGTGAGACCCACTCGATGCTGCTCGACGTGCTCTCCGAGCAGCATGAGCAGCACCAGGATCTGTTCAACAGCAACCGCCTGACCTTCTCGGAGGCGCTGGCTAAGCTTTATCAACGTCTGAACCCGCAGATCGACATGGGGCAGCGTACGCCGCAAACCATCGGCGAAGAGCTGCTCGACTACCGCAACTATCTGGAGATGGAAGTGGAGGTTAACCGTGGCTCCGATGGCTGGCTGCGCGCGGAGTCCGGCGCGTTGTCTACCGGGGAAGCGATCGGTACCGGGATGTCGATTCTGGTAATGGTGGTCCAGAGCTGGGAGGATGAGTCTCGTCGTCTGCGCGGCAAGGATATCTCGCCTTGCCGTCTGCTGTTCCTCGATGAAGCGGCGCGTCTTGACGCCCGCTCCATCGCCACTCTGTTCGAGCTGTGCGAACGTCTGGAGATGCAGCTGATTATCGCAGCGCCGGAAAATATCAGTCCGGAGAAAGGCACCACCTATAAGCTGGTACGTAAAGTGGTTAACAACCATGAACACGTCCATGTGGTGGGGCTGCGCGGGTTTGCCGCGCCGCTGCCGGAAACCGTACCGGGGACGGCCGACGCCTCCTGA